The genome window ACCTGCCGCTCCTTCGCCTCCATCGAGCGGACCACGGCCGCCGCTCCCGCCTGGAGGTCCAGCACCCTGCCCACCAGCCGGATCCCCCGGTGGACGTCCTCCAGGTTCTTGGGGTTGAGCACCAGCACCGGGATGTGGAGCGAGTCCAGGCGCTGGACCACCTGCTGGGCGTTGATGTCCGTGGTCAGGACCAGGTCGGGCCGCCGGGCCACGATCGCCTCGAAGTCGGGGTCGGTCAGTCCGCCGACCTTGGGGAGGCTCTGGGCGGCCGCGGGCTCGGTGCTGAACTTGTCCACCCCGACCACGCGGCGGCCCGCGCCGACGGCGAAGAGGATCTGGGTGTTGCTCGGCCCCAGGCTGACCACGCGCCGGGGCGCCCGCTCGATGAGCACGCTCCGGCCGAGGTCGTCCACCACCCGGAGCGGGTAGCGGGTCGCGAGGGAGACGGGCTCCCGGGCGGCGGCGCCGGAGGCGGCCGGCTGCGCCGCGGAGGCGGCGGGCTTCGACGGCGCCCCGCCGCAGGCGGCGAGGCCGAGGGAACCGGAGACCAGGAGGGAGACGGCGACGACGAGGTGGGCGATCCGCTTGTACGCGCTGTACACGGCGGACGCGTACCCCCTTTCCGCGAAGGGTCTGTACGCTCCCACCGGGCAGGCAGGTCTCCTGGCTGATGCCTCATCGGGCCGCCCGCTCCTTCCCGCCCCGCGCCCCCGGGGGCTCTGCGCCCTGAGGGGGCTGCGCCCTCAAGGGCTGCGGGACAGTGGAGGGGCCGCACCGCCGGGCCGGAAGGCGGCGGGAGGGCGGCGGTGCGTGGGCAGCCCATCCGCAATCACAGTGGCGGGACCGCGCCGGATCCGCGGCCTTGCGGCCGCTACCCCGGACTTCCCTATTCTCCCCCGGCCTCGGCCGGGGGCACCTGCCCGGTTGTGGATGGGATTGTACGAGCCCCAGTATAACGGAGGACGGGCGTGGCCGTCCCCGGGAGAACAGCGGAGGACCCCGGAGAACCGGGCGCCCGACCCCGCCCCGCCGCGCGGCGCCCGGTGCCCGGCGGGCGGCCAGGGCCCGGTGCCCGGCGCCCGGCGAAAGGAAGCGACCCCATGGCGAAGATCTACACCCGTACCGGCGACACCGGCACCACCTCCACCGGCTTCGGCGAGCGGGTGCCCAAGGACGACCCGCGCGTCGAGGCCTACGGCACGCTGGACGAGGCCAACGCCGTCCTCGGCCTCCTCCGCGCCCGCCTCCGGGCCGAGGCCGCCGCCCGCGGCGGCGCGGCCGCCGGCGCCTTCCTCGGCGAGGCGGCCCAGGCGCTGGAGACGATCCAGAACGACCTGTTCCACGTCGGCTTCGACTGGGCGTGGAACCGCGGCGAGCCCGCCATCCGCGACGAGCACGTGGAGCGCCTGGAACGCTGGATCGACGCCTGGGACCCCTCGCCCCTCCTGGAGTTCGTCCTTCCTGGAGGAAGCGAGCCCGCCGCCTGGGCGCACCTGGCGCGGACCCTGGTCCGCCGCGCCGAGCGCCGCGCCGTCCGCCTCCAGCGCTCCGTGCCGCTCAACCCGGCCTCGCTCCGGTACGTCAACCGGCTCTCGGACCTGCTCTTCGTCCTGGCGCGGCGGCTGAACGCCGAGCTGGGCGTGGCCGAGACCGAGCTCCGGCGGTACGTGCCGCGGGGCCGGCGGGGGAAGGCGGTCGGCGACGGCGATGGAGATGGAGATGGGGATGAAGATGGGGATGGGGATGGAGATGGAGGGAACGGCGAGGCCGGACGGCGCTCCGGCGCGGCTGCCCCGCCTCCTCGTGGCCGGCACCCACAGCGGCGCCGGCAAGACGACGGTCACGCTCGGGCTGATCGCCGCGCTCCGCCGGCGCGGCCTCCGCGTCCAGCCCTTCAAGGTGGGCCCCGACTACATCGACCCC of Bacillota bacterium contains these proteins:
- a CDS encoding cobalamin-binding protein; amino-acid sequence: MYSAYKRIAHLVVAVSLLVSGSLGLAACGGAPSKPAASAAQPAASGAAAREPVSLATRYPLRVVDDLGRSVLIERAPRRVVSLGPSNTQILFAVGAGRRVVGVDKFSTEPAAAQSLPKVGGLTDPDFEAIVARRPDLVLTTDINAQQVVQRLDSLHIPVLVLNPKNLEDVHRGIRLVGRVLDLQAGAAAVVRSMEAKERQVEARVADIPASQRVKVYYEVWDNPEMTAGPGSFIDDLIRRAGGVNVADDATSPWPNYSVEKIVAHDPDVILTPFASGYQQLLHGQRPAWNSIRAVRRHRVYLVPQNLVSEPGPDLVQALELIARDLYPERFAAGR